A DNA window from Candidatus Bathyarchaeota archaeon contains the following coding sequences:
- a CDS encoding nitroreductase family protein: MDVLEAIRQRRSIRAYTNEEVSEENIEKLIDAATWAPSAGNIQPWEFVIVRDAGTKRRLSTAALDQRFIEEAPVVIVVCANEARSGRRYDQRGRTLYCLQDTAAATQNILLTAYALGLGTCWIGAFHEEGVKKALNTPTGMRPVAIIPVGHPAEKPQAPPKRSKGEIIHYESF; this comes from the coding sequence TTGGATGTGCTTGAGGCGATTAGACAGAGGAGGAGCATCAGAGCCTATACAAACGAGGAAGTTTCAGAAGAGAATATTGAGAAACTGATAGATGCTGCAACGTGGGCGCCGTCGGCTGGAAACATTCAACCTTGGGAATTCGTCATCGTGAGAGATGCTGGGACAAAGCGAAGGTTATCAACAGCTGCACTGGACCAAAGGTTTATCGAAGAAGCGCCGGTAGTTATCGTCGTTTGTGCCAATGAGGCGCGATCTGGCAGGAGATACGACCAACGGGGAAGAACCCTTTATTGCCTACAAGACACGGCAGCTGCCACACAAAACATTTTGCTGACCGCCTATGCCTTAGGGCTTGGAACTTGCTGGATCGGTGCATTCCACGAGGAGGGAGTTAAAAAAGCGTTGAACACGCCTACTGGTATGAGACCTGTCGCAATAATTCCGGTTGGACACCCGGCTGAGAAACCGCAGGCTCCACCAAAACGGTCTAAGGGGGAAATAATCCATTATGAATCCTTCTAG
- a CDS encoding adenylosuccinate synthetase — protein sequence MSCTVVVCGFFGDTGKGKVISYLSLKDKITVTARAGVGPNAGHTVVYEGKEYKLRMLPSAFVYNECRLLIGPGVLVNPEILLNEIQLTKSEDRVGVDRQCAVIESRHIEADKKGELAKKIKTTGSGSGPCNAERALRTVKLTRDLPALERFLTDVPAEVNRAIDEGKNVLIEGTQGTYLSLFHGTYPYCTSKDVTASAACSDVGVGPTKVNDVILVFKAYTTRVGAGPLQGELSWEEAEKRGWAEVATVTGRRRRAAPFDYELAKRAVMLNGATQAAITKIDILFPECKGVKSYEELSQKSKNFIENVEKEIKVPVTLVGTGPGTREIVDRRA from the coding sequence ATGTCTTGTACAGTTGTAGTTTGCGGTTTCTTCGGGGACACGGGTAAAGGAAAAGTCATTTCGTATCTTTCGTTGAAGGATAAAATAACAGTAACTGCCAGAGCAGGCGTTGGTCCCAACGCAGGTCACACAGTTGTCTATGAAGGAAAAGAGTACAAGCTAAGAATGCTTCCAAGCGCCTTCGTCTACAATGAATGCCGATTATTAATTGGCCCAGGTGTCCTAGTAAACCCAGAAATTCTTCTAAACGAGATACAGCTAACCAAGTCCGAGGACAGAGTCGGCGTTGACAGACAATGTGCAGTCATCGAATCAAGGCACATTGAAGCCGATAAAAAAGGGGAACTTGCTAAAAAAATAAAAACAACAGGGTCGGGATCAGGCCCATGCAACGCGGAGAGAGCGTTAAGAACCGTTAAATTAACTCGTGACTTGCCGGCGCTTGAGAGATTTTTGACAGATGTCCCTGCAGAAGTAAACCGTGCAATCGACGAAGGAAAGAATGTTCTAATTGAAGGAACCCAGGGAACATATCTTTCCCTTTTTCATGGAACCTACCCTTACTGCACCTCCAAGGACGTAACGGCCTCAGCTGCGTGTTCAGATGTTGGCGTTGGACCAACGAAGGTTAACGATGTTATTCTTGTATTCAAAGCGTACACAACTAGGGTTGGGGCAGGTCCGCTTCAAGGCGAACTGTCATGGGAGGAAGCAGAGAAGAGAGGATGGGCTGAGGTTGCCACGGTGACTGGTAGACGGCGACGAGCAGCGCCATTCGATTATGAACTTGCAAAGAGGGCGGTGATGTTAAATGGAGCAACGCAAGCCGCCATAACGAAAATTGATATATTGTTTCCAGAGTGCAAAGGAGTTAAATCCTATGAAGAGCTTTCACAAAAATCAAAAAACTTCATCGAGAACGTTGAAAAGGAAATCAAAGTGCCGGTGACGCTTGTTGGAACGGGACCTGGCACTAGGGAAATCGTGGATAGAAGGGCTTAG
- a CDS encoding iron ABC transporter permease — protein sequence MKVGERKSGRKIDLGDSAFTKFLDSLSSKPIIRYMVYSCAVVSFFGLILIPPILGILLKWNTMGQIFENPDLMSRATTAISSSFAIAIFVSLIDLAAGLPLAWFITRGRSRWLNVLDTFTDIPFVVPTVTLGYSLLLFWSGPEGVSSLFEGSLVSPGWLLIILLHFTFSFPVVVRVMVGGLLDYERTYEEAARTLGAAPLTADRTITLPILKPSLIASFTLAFARSISETGATMMVAGAFENGPVLINNLKTAGETGYEGALVFVSFILIAVSCLMFLVIRLLGTRLKIPLKTIRPAIERKLSDPSVVTLRNGVTLLIFLVLVLIPSLFVALPAIQAISDGTINQAITATGVWEGYWQSLGLSYFVGTVATILNVILGLPMAVLIARRRIGTLSSTILDVLVNVPMIVPSIALGISLSFFWKNFAFFPEIWLLILVHMSITYPYFVRSAASAVERISIDLEEAARTLGSRPFTVFRTIILPLTKYSLLAGAIMVFTRSISETGATLAVVTELQTVPVLLVSWVKLGMSPSEIGLGCGFLIVLSFIILLILRLVARGHQHA from the coding sequence TTGAAAGTTGGGGAAAGGAAATCAGGCAGAAAAATCGATTTAGGCGATTCTGCTTTCACAAAATTTCTTGATTCTCTTTCTTCCAAGCCTATTATCCGATACATGGTTTACTCGTGCGCCGTGGTTTCATTTTTCGGGTTGATCTTAATTCCGCCGATTCTTGGTATACTTCTCAAATGGAATACGATGGGACAAATTTTTGAAAATCCTGATTTGATGTCTAGAGCAACGACGGCAATTTCCTCGTCCTTTGCGATAGCTATCTTTGTTTCACTAATAGACTTGGCTGCTGGTTTGCCGCTGGCTTGGTTTATCACAAGAGGTAGATCCAGATGGCTAAATGTTCTCGATACATTCACGGACATTCCTTTTGTCGTACCTACAGTGACTCTTGGCTATTCGTTGCTGTTGTTCTGGAGTGGGCCAGAGGGTGTTTCTTCACTGTTTGAGGGTAGTCTTGTGTCACCTGGTTGGTTGCTAATCATTTTGCTTCATTTCACGTTTTCTTTTCCCGTTGTAGTTAGGGTGATGGTAGGAGGGCTTCTTGATTATGAGCGAACGTATGAGGAAGCTGCTAGAACTCTGGGTGCAGCACCATTAACTGCCGATAGAACGATTACGCTTCCTATCCTAAAACCGTCATTAATAGCGTCCTTCACATTGGCGTTTGCAAGGTCGATTTCTGAAACGGGGGCTACTATGATGGTTGCGGGGGCATTTGAAAATGGGCCAGTTTTAATTAATAACCTTAAAACCGCCGGTGAAACGGGTTATGAAGGAGCGTTGGTTTTCGTCAGCTTCATCTTAATAGCAGTTTCTTGCCTGATGTTTTTAGTTATTAGGCTACTGGGTACAAGACTAAAAATACCCCTTAAGACGATTCGACCGGCGATTGAGAGAAAACTGAGTGACCCTAGTGTAGTAACCTTGAGAAACGGCGTCACGCTTTTGATATTTCTTGTTCTTGTTCTCATTCCATCGCTTTTCGTGGCTCTTCCAGCGATACAAGCCATCTCAGACGGCACAATAAACCAAGCAATAACCGCTACAGGTGTGTGGGAAGGATACTGGCAAAGTCTTGGTTTATCCTATTTTGTAGGAACCGTCGCCACCATATTAAATGTTATACTTGGTTTGCCGATGGCAGTTCTCATCGCAAGAAGAAGAATTGGAACGTTATCTTCAACAATTCTAGACGTACTGGTCAACGTTCCCATGATAGTCCCCTCTATTGCACTCGGGATCTCTCTCAGCTTTTTCTGGAAAAACTTCGCCTTTTTCCCTGAAATTTGGCTACTGATTCTAGTACACATGTCGATTACTTATCCCTACTTCGTGAGGTCAGCAGCATCTGCGGTTGAAAGAATTAGCATAGACCTCGAAGAAGCCGCCAGAACTCTTGGTAGCCGACCATTCACCGTGTTTAGGACAATCATTTTGCCTTTAACAAAATACTCTTTGTTGGCAGGTGCAATCATGGTGTTTACGAGGAGTATAAGCGAGACTGGCGCCACTTTGGCCGTGGTAACTGAGCTACAGACTGTTCCAGTTCTATTGGTTAGTTGGGTTAAGCTAGGAATGTCGCCTTCAGAAATCGGTCTAGGCTGTGGCTTTCTGATTGTGTTGTCATTCATAATCTTATTAATCTTAAGACTCGTAGCTAGAGGGCATCAGCATGCTTAA
- a CDS encoding ABC transporter ATP-binding protein, whose product MPEVQLVNVTKTFEKGKIVAVDDVSFRVQDKEYFSLIGPSGCGKTTLLRIVAGLVQPDEGEIHIENKLVNPIPPEDRCIGFVFQTYALFPHMNVWDNVTYGPRVKAWGNKERTRIGREMLEMVRLYERLDALPSELSGGMMQRVALARALAAGAKLLLLDEPLGALDAKIRFELRYELRKFVKDLGLTAIHVTHDQGEAMAISDRIAVMRKGKILQVGTPQELYMKPQHIFVAHFIGESNFLEGYITEVDKNGSLVKLRGRLTVHVSDKTKNKGERVVLMVRPETFKMEEGRKKRVNSMFGHIEKFRFEGTNIRYEVILENEDRIAIIRPTLIGEWFNVGDKVTVSFSPNKSYIFTYPSKGLREELTLE is encoded by the coding sequence ATGCCAGAAGTTCAACTAGTGAACGTTACCAAGACGTTTGAAAAAGGCAAAATCGTTGCAGTGGATGACGTAAGCTTTCGTGTTCAAGATAAAGAATATTTTTCCCTTATTGGTCCAAGCGGATGTGGCAAGACCACTCTGCTCAGAATTGTTGCTGGTTTAGTTCAACCAGACGAAGGCGAAATTCACATTGAAAATAAGCTTGTAAACCCCATTCCGCCCGAAGACAGGTGTATTGGCTTCGTTTTCCAAACCTATGCACTCTTTCCTCACATGAATGTTTGGGACAACGTAACCTATGGCCCAAGAGTGAAGGCATGGGGAAACAAAGAAAGAACAAGAATTGGACGCGAAATGTTGGAGATGGTTAGGCTCTATGAACGTTTGGATGCCTTACCGTCTGAGCTGAGCGGTGGAATGATGCAGAGAGTTGCCTTGGCCAGAGCGTTGGCCGCAGGTGCTAAATTATTATTGTTAGATGAGCCACTAGGCGCCTTGGACGCTAAGATCAGGTTTGAGTTAAGGTACGAATTGAGAAAGTTTGTGAAAGACCTTGGATTGACTGCCATACACGTTACTCATGATCAAGGAGAGGCCATGGCCATTTCGGACAGAATCGCGGTGATGAGGAAGGGAAAGATTTTGCAGGTTGGAACCCCTCAAGAACTGTATATGAAGCCACAACATATTTTTGTAGCTCATTTCATCGGAGAATCAAACTTCCTTGAAGGCTACATCACTGAGGTAGACAAGAATGGGTCACTTGTCAAGTTGCGGGGAAGATTAACCGTTCATGTTTCCGACAAGACGAAAAACAAGGGTGAAAGAGTTGTCTTGATGGTTAGGCCAGAAACGTTCAAGATGGAAGAAGGACGAAAAAAGAGAGTTAATTCGATGTTTGGTCACATTGAAAAGTTTAGGTTTGAAGGAACAAACATACGATATGAAGTCATACTTGAAAACGAAGACAGGATAGCAATCATCCGTCCTACGTTGATAGGAGAATGGTTCAACGTAGGTGACAAAGTTACTGTCAGTTTTTCCCCTAACAAAAGTTATATTTTCACCTATCCAAGCAAAGGGTTAAGGGAGGAGCTGACGCTTGAGTGA
- a CDS encoding DUF47 family protein, with protein MSELLKWFEKRREEKVLTMTQQHLAMTMSIAEDLERAVKAATSNDEKRKKLCINRVAEAEKEADKLRREIMDELARGELSPTDREDLMHLVKRVDMVADWSRESTRILNVIPMEKVPENLKKALEAADQVERQEEKVDDLYENARLLLAKETTMSAGVTVLISQLFESIERMADWCEDACDQVRIIVVRR; from the coding sequence TTGAGTGAACTACTAAAATGGTTTGAAAAAAGAAGAGAAGAAAAGGTATTAACAATGACGCAGCAGCATCTGGCCATGACTATGAGCATTGCTGAAGACTTGGAAAGAGCTGTAAAAGCAGCAACAAGCAACGATGAAAAAAGAAAGAAACTATGCATAAATCGAGTGGCAGAGGCTGAAAAAGAAGCTGACAAGCTAAGAAGAGAAATAATGGACGAATTGGCCCGAGGAGAACTATCACCAACAGACAGAGAAGACCTCATGCACCTCGTGAAAAGAGTGGATATGGTAGCAGATTGGAGTCGCGAATCCACTCGCATACTCAACGTCATTCCAATGGAGAAAGTGCCAGAAAACCTGAAGAAAGCACTTGAGGCGGCAGATCAGGTTGAAAGACAAGAGGAGAAAGTAGACGATCTCTATGAAAACGCTAGATTGCTGTTGGCTAAAGAAACAACTATGAGTGCAGGGGTCACTGTTTTAATAAGCCAACTTTTTGAAAGTATCGAGAGGATGGCTGACTGGTGTGAAGACGCTTGCGACCAGGTTAGAATAATTGTCGTTCGTCGATAA
- a CDS encoding SMC family ATPase — MRIKTVQLENIRSHVKTEVPFARGFNCLVGGLGRGKSTVLYAIDFALFGDPLGRSYDYILREGADVGKVTMHFIHNGKNYRILRGLRRHDKGISQDMEQLKFFEEDKLIASSKGEAVVEQLKALTGLDKDLFREVVWVRQEHLKEMLNMTPRQRQKKMDQMFGLSDYEVAWSGIAGFQKEYQGEKRAYERDFDVVGMEKLQTEYNKSVEEFSLIENELEGLRKKLVQTEAAFNEATSRLQSLEKLRKQTDKLRRREAELQANVANIEDTCAKLADEIEKKKTFIHDLEERLTSIEAQQKSHRKKLQEVGLKPDQTIKELRKYLVTLENQMTSIGGEQEAAKKETQTSKKRISSLTTENKCPLCLQNLTGEYKKSLLERLDKENAERENRLVELQKNFDELEGLRSVVNFVVSNLQLLTPRIEETKERIQEEHGSLNKLSTDFEDKQQKEKSLRSQLDAARAEITKFDIDELESTRKLRDTTFEQYSAVKSKLEIKETRKRDIALRIDTLRERLDHAQQKIKRMENIEKLLRVMDDIRGAYRSIQPKLRSEFVTYLERMVQHVLDDLSGPEGPILTVKIDETYTPIIKSEEGYEREVSNLSGGERTLLAFAYRLGLGQLIMQSRTGHGLYLLLLDEPTESLGREDGSVDRLAEAISRLKAIEQIIAVTHSEAFAEKAEHVIRVEKEAGISKASMER; from the coding sequence ATGAGAATTAAAACTGTGCAGCTTGAAAACATTCGATCTCACGTAAAAACGGAGGTTCCATTTGCCAGAGGTTTCAACTGTCTTGTCGGCGGCTTGGGACGTGGCAAGTCAACCGTTCTCTACGCTATTGATTTTGCCCTTTTCGGAGACCCACTCGGAAGAAGCTACGACTATATTCTCAGAGAAGGAGCAGACGTAGGCAAGGTAACTATGCACTTTATTCACAACGGAAAAAATTACAGGATTCTGAGAGGTCTTCGAAGACATGATAAAGGCATCAGCCAAGACATGGAACAGCTCAAATTCTTTGAAGAGGACAAATTAATCGCAAGCTCAAAGGGAGAAGCTGTCGTTGAACAATTGAAGGCACTAACCGGCCTTGACAAAGACCTCTTTCGTGAGGTTGTATGGGTGCGTCAAGAGCATCTAAAAGAAATGCTGAACATGACCCCGCGGCAACGACAGAAAAAGATGGACCAAATGTTTGGACTTTCCGATTATGAAGTCGCATGGAGCGGTATAGCTGGATTTCAAAAAGAATATCAAGGTGAAAAGAGAGCCTACGAACGTGACTTCGACGTAGTTGGAATGGAAAAGCTTCAAACCGAGTACAACAAGTCGGTTGAAGAGTTTTCGCTGATTGAAAATGAACTTGAAGGCTTGAGAAAGAAGCTTGTTCAAACCGAAGCCGCCTTCAATGAAGCAACTTCACGTCTTCAGAGCCTTGAGAAATTAAGGAAACAAACAGATAAGTTGCGTAGAAGAGAGGCAGAATTGCAAGCAAACGTTGCCAACATTGAAGACACATGTGCAAAGTTAGCGGATGAAATCGAAAAGAAGAAAACATTCATCCACGACCTTGAAGAACGCCTAACATCAATAGAAGCCCAACAGAAGTCGCATCGAAAAAAGCTCCAAGAAGTGGGACTAAAACCTGACCAAACAATCAAAGAGCTCAGGAAATATCTTGTGACTCTTGAAAATCAGATGACAAGCATTGGAGGCGAACAGGAGGCTGCTAAAAAAGAAACACAAACCTCTAAAAAGCGCATTTCAAGCTTAACAACCGAAAACAAATGCCCACTATGCCTTCAAAATCTCACTGGAGAGTACAAGAAAAGCCTTCTTGAACGACTTGATAAAGAAAACGCTGAACGTGAAAACAGACTTGTTGAACTTCAGAAGAACTTTGACGAACTGGAAGGATTACGCAGCGTCGTCAACTTTGTTGTCTCAAACTTACAGCTACTTACCCCTCGAATTGAAGAAACAAAAGAGCGAATCCAAGAGGAACATGGATCCTTAAACAAACTTTCCACAGACTTTGAAGACAAACAACAGAAAGAAAAATCGCTTCGAAGTCAACTTGACGCCGCGCGTGCAGAAATCACCAAATTCGACATCGACGAACTTGAATCTACTCGAAAACTTCGTGACACAACATTTGAGCAATATTCCGCGGTGAAGTCTAAGTTAGAAATAAAGGAAACTCGAAAGAGAGACATCGCGTTGAGAATAGATACCCTCAGAGAACGTTTAGACCATGCACAACAAAAGATTAAACGAATGGAGAATATCGAAAAGCTTCTCCGCGTCATGGACGATATACGAGGCGCCTACAGAAGTATTCAACCCAAACTGCGAAGCGAGTTCGTCACTTACCTAGAACGAATGGTTCAACACGTATTAGACGATCTCAGCGGGCCGGAAGGCCCAATTTTAACCGTTAAGATTGATGAAACATACACGCCTATTATTAAGAGCGAGGAGGGGTATGAACGAGAAGTTTCTAACCTCTCAGGCGGAGAACGAACGCTACTTGCATTCGCATATCGCCTCGGCCTCGGCCAACTAATTATGCAGTCAAGAACTGGTCATGGGCTTTATCTACTTCTCTTAGATGAACCGACAGAGAGTTTAGGGAGAGAAGACGGTTCAGTTGACAGGTTAGCTGAAGCCATTTCCCGCCTAAAAGCCATCGAACAAATAATCGCTGTGACCCACAGTGAAGCGTTTGCCGAGAAAGCAGAACACGTTATACGGGTGGAGAAAGAAGCCGGCATAAGCAAAGCTTCTATGGAAAGGTAA